From the genome of Candidatus Margulisiibacteriota bacterium, one region includes:
- a CDS encoding PfkB family carbohydrate kinase → MTLSILGSVAFDTLYTPEGTREKIPGGSAFYSSIAASYFTKPYLISKVGGDYPDAYFTILHDHKINTENIQIDKNQKTFHWIGSYLKNINVAETIETNVGVLANFIPELNSEAKAANICFCANNDPISQRLALEQSKATIKALDTMNLWINIMKSELESTLTLIDILFINDTEIKMLTNEYTLIGAVKKIQKLYPKISYIVLKKGEYSSSIYGKLENEIFTSGAFPLELVKDPTGAGDSFAGGFLGYLEDKAMSWQALKEALLFGTATASFTVEEFGPDALLNTSKTKINQRYLDLKNQLSI, encoded by the coding sequence ATGACTTTAAGTATTTTAGGTTCAGTAGCTTTTGACACACTATACACACCAGAAGGAACAAGAGAAAAAATTCCCGGTGGTTCGGCCTTCTATTCATCCATTGCTGCTAGTTATTTCACAAAACCATACCTTATTAGCAAAGTTGGCGGAGATTATCCTGATGCTTATTTCACAATTCTGCATGATCACAAAATTAACACAGAAAATATCCAGATTGATAAAAACCAAAAAACTTTTCACTGGATTGGCAGTTATTTAAAAAACATTAATGTTGCAGAAACGATTGAAACAAATGTTGGTGTGCTTGCTAATTTTATTCCTGAACTTAATTCTGAGGCTAAGGCAGCCAACATCTGCTTCTGTGCTAACAATGACCCAATTTCTCAACGCCTAGCACTAGAACAAAGCAAGGCAACAATAAAAGCGTTAGACACAATGAATCTTTGGATAAATATCATGAAAAGTGAGCTTGAAAGCACATTAACTCTAATAGACATTCTCTTCATCAATGATACTGAAATTAAAATGTTGACTAACGAATATACTTTAATTGGTGCAGTTAAAAAAATACAAAAACTATACCCCAAAATATCTTATATTGTGTTAAAAAAAGGTGAGTACAGCTCATCTATTTATGGAAAACTAGAAAATGAAATATTTACTTCAGGAGCATTTCCTTTAGAGCTCGTTAAAGACCCTACTGGAGCAGGTGATTCTTTTGCAGGTGGGTTTCTTGGCTATCTAGAAGATAAGGCAATGTCCTGGCAAGCGCTTAAAGAAGCTTTATTATTTGGAACAGCCACAGCATCTTTTACGGTTGAAGAATTTGGACCCGATGCATTATTGAATACATCAAAAACTAAGATAAACCAAAGATATTTGGACTTAAAAAACCAATTGTCCATTTAA
- a CDS encoding Maf family protein, producing the protein MEKFLLLQESIQLVSRSPRRKDILSKIFREVEVVDFDFDEKISEGLNLLEIPSFLAAKKMKQFLNSEKPKMDTIITADTIVFYPETATILGKPKNLVEADKMLRYHFGREQLVVTSVCYFNSKKNIKKIITDEAIVKFKEYQKIPEEIIHKYLQLLPPIGPLDKAGAYGIQEEEVFNYMIESVSGDINTVIGFPLEKFVSIIINSSSR; encoded by the coding sequence TTGGAGAAATTTTTATTGTTACAAGAAAGTATCCAGCTTGTGTCTCGTTCACCACGGAGGAAAGATATCTTAAGTAAAATTTTTCGCGAGGTTGAAGTTGTGGACTTTGATTTTGACGAAAAAATATCAGAAGGGTTGAATCTTTTGGAGATTCCCTCTTTTTTAGCAGCAAAAAAGATGAAACAGTTTTTAAACAGCGAAAAACCAAAAATGGACACAATAATAACTGCGGATACAATTGTTTTTTATCCAGAGACAGCAACAATATTAGGGAAACCAAAAAATTTAGTTGAGGCAGACAAAATGCTTAGATACCATTTTGGTCGAGAGCAATTGGTGGTAACTTCTGTTTGTTATTTTAATAGTAAGAAAAATATAAAAAAGATAATTACAGACGAGGCAATTGTTAAGTTCAAAGAATACCAAAAAATACCAGAAGAAATAATACACAAGTATTTACAGTTGTTGCCACCCATTGGGCCACTGGATAAAGCGGGGGCTTATGGTATACAGGAGGAAGAAGTTTTCAATTATATGATAGAAAGTGTCTCTGGAGATATCAATACAGTTATCGGGTTTCCCTTAGAAAAATTTGTTTCTATAATAATTAACAGTTCTTCGAGATAA
- a CDS encoding HAMP domain-containing sensor histidine kinase, with protein MEKENNFLYEVIHDIKSPLGAIMGLSEIFLKLLSDDLRPNQKDVVSKIHKHAKFTLHLVEDLLDLEKMNRGEFTITKTPINIRPFIENIVQCHQVHAGQKSMLIFHNIHKNMIIPADDLRLQQVLNNLINNAIKFSPKGSIVNIVTDDHQGYFYIKIIDTGVGISPDKLQNIFKPFANIGSIPTANEKGSGIGLSIVKKLMELHGGNIHVESEKDKGSTFVVQLPLE; from the coding sequence TTGGAAAAAGAAAATAATTTTTTATATGAAGTTATCCACGACATAAAAAGTCCGCTTGGAGCTATTATGGGGTTATCAGAAATCTTTCTTAAGCTTCTTTCTGATGACCTTCGACCCAACCAAAAAGATGTTGTTAGCAAAATCCATAAACACGCCAAATTCACCTTACATCTCGTTGAAGACCTGCTGGATCTAGAAAAAATGAATAGAGGGGAATTTACAATCACAAAGACGCCTATAAATATAAGACCTTTTATAGAAAACATTGTTCAATGTCACCAAGTACATGCAGGTCAAAAGAGTATGCTAATTTTCCATAATATACATAAAAATATGATAATTCCTGCTGATGACTTACGGTTACAACAAGTCTTAAACAATTTAATTAACAATGCCATTAAGTTCTCACCCAAGGGCTCTATTGTTAATATTGTAACTGATGACCATCAAGGATATTTCTATATCAAAATAATTGATACTGGGGTAGGCATTTCGCCAGACAAACTACAAAACATCTTTAAACCTTTTGCCAACATCGGAAGCATTCCCACAGCTAACGAAAAAGGTAGCGGAATCGGTTTAAGTATTGTCAAAAAACTTATGGAACTACATGGTGGCAATATTCACGTTGAAAGCGAGAAAGACAAAGGAAGCACCTTTGTAGTACAATTACCCTTAGAATGA